In Gimesia panareensis, the genomic window GTGCAACAGACCTCTAAACAGCGCACAGCTCAGTTCGTCAGGATCAATCACCAGCACGCGTTTTCTCTCCGTCTCCGGGCACTCCTGATCGAGAATTTCCCCCAGTTGACCGACAAAACCAAAGTAAACGGCAATTTCGCCGATGCCCGTCTTGAAAATTCCACATTTGGAACCGGCTTCCGGGGGATAGAGGGTATCAATCTGTTCGGTCTCGATGACTGTCGGATGTCCGAGTTGAAACCCCATATGATCGACGGCCTTTTTCGCCTGTCCAGCGATCATATTCGATAATTCACATGCAAAATCAGTCAGTACATGTTCGTCATCAGCCAGGGACTCATCGATTAACAGAGACACTGCCCGGGAAACCAGTTTCTGAGGGACATTAACCACCACGATCCCTTTTCCCGGACCGTTGACTTCAATCGCTGAACTCATCTGGTGGCGGGGCGCATCGCTGACATCAATAATCGTTTCCAGCTCAGCGTCGGTACCGACAAAATATTTAAAAACATCGATCACAGAATTAATCACTGGATCGGAAAACCGCTTGGTTAAGGTTTCTGTTGTATGTGTGGCAGGTATAAAGGACATAGCAGGAACCCGTGATTGGCGAACGAACGCGATTTATATTGAAAGAATTCAAAGTATGGGGAGCATTCCATCAACTCCCTACTCCAACCAGACGACCATGCCCGGCTGTCAATTTCCATTTCAACGTGGATTGATTAAACTATATGTCAGAAAAACTTCTAAGTAGAAACACTTTGACTTCAGCGACGACTTCAGCAACCAGCTTCAACGCACAAGTGTTAGAATCAGCACAATCCCGATTCGGTTTGATGAAGAGTTCATGAATGGTTGATGTGATTGTAGTGCGCTAACATCTTGTTTCTGCTTGAGATAATTGAATCGACCTCTATCCTTTTTGAATACCAGCCGAGACTCAGCCTATGAATCCTTCCCTTTCCGTTTTTCGTATTTTTTTCGCTCTACTCATTGCAGCCTGTTTTCAGTCTCCCGGTTTTGCAGTAGAAGCCTCCACTAAATCACCTCAAGACTGGTCAGGTAAA contains:
- a CDS encoding chemotaxis protein CheX, with protein sequence MSFIPATHTTETLTKRFSDPVINSVIDVFKYFVGTDAELETIIDVSDAPRHQMSSAIEVNGPGKGIVVVNVPQKLVSRAVSLLIDESLADDEHVLTDFACELSNMIAGQAKKAVDHMGFQLGHPTVIETEQIDTLYPPEAGSKCGIFKTGIGEIAVYFGFVGQLGEILDQECPETERKRVLVIDPDELSCALFRGLLHERYQVQTAKTVEEAFMDAALNEPDLILLEIDSDHGHQAEAVRVIKESPLLDHVEILVVTSNRSTTAIIQAFNHGAADYILKTDFTKQILIGKIERALGRTPVVKEVVTTT